From the genome of Longispora fulva:
TGCCACTACACACCTGGAACTCGATACCCTCACAACACCACACCCATCTTCGAAACCGACCAGTACCTTATGGTCTGATCGATCCGATCAGCAAGGCCATCCATGTCTCCAGCCAAGTGACATTCGAGAGCTCCGAGACGATCCGGTGCTCGCAGCCGCCATCGCCGTTCACATGGCACTGAGATCATCATCAATCCGACGCCGGTCAGAGCTCGTTTTGTACCCGGGGTGGGCCTGTAGGAATATGGGTGGATCTCCAGAATGGGGGGTAACCCGTGATGTCTGATGTGACAATGGCGAAGCTCAAGGAGGCGGGTTCAGACCCGTTGATGATCGATGCTGTCGATGCCCAACTGGTGCGGCAGTTGGCGGACCGGGCCCGAGCTGAAGGGCTCCAGCTGACCGGCGAGGGCGGGTTGCTGGCGCGGTTGACGAAGGTCGTGATCGAGTCCGCTCTCGAGGGCGAGATGGATGACCACCTCGGATATGGCAAGCATGAGCGGGCCGGGCGGTCCAACGCCCGGAACGGGACCCGGGCCAAGAAGGTGCTCACCGAGGCCGGGCCGGTGGAGATCGTGGTGCCGCGGGACCGGGACGCCTCTTTCGAGCCGAAGATCGTCAAGAAGCGTCAACGGCGGCTGTCCGGGGTCGATGACCTGGTGATCTCACTGTCAGCGAAGGGCCTCACGACGGGTGAGATCTCCGCTCACCTGGCTGAGATCTATGGCGCCGAGGTCTCCAGGGACACCATCTCGGTGATCACCGACCGGGTCCTTGACGGCATGGCCGACTGGCAATCGCGTCCGCTCGATTCGGTGTATCCGGTGCTGTTCATCGACTGTGTGAACGTGAAGGTGCGCGACGGGTCGGTCGCGAACCGGCCGATCTATGTCGCCCTGGCCGTCACGGTCGACGGGACCCGCGACATTCTCGGGCTATGGGCCGGTGACGGTGGTGAGGGCGCGAAGTACTGGATGCGGGTCCTGGCCGAGATCAAGAACCGGGGAACCCAGGACGTGTGCATCGTCGTCTGCGACGGCCTCAAGGGCCTGCCAGAGGCGATCACGACAGTCTGGCCGCAGGCCGTCACGCAGACCTGCATAGTTCACCTTCTGCGCAACAGCTTCCGTTACGCCTCCCGCCGGGACTGGCCCGCCATCGCCCGCGACCTCAAACCCGTCTACACAGCCGTGTCCGAACAGGCCGCACTCGACGCGTTCGCCGCTTTCGCCGAGACCTGGGAGGCCAAGTACCCGGCGATCGTGAGGCTATGGACCAACGCCTGGACCGAGTTCACCCCGTTCCTGGCCTTCGACACCGAGATCGGCAAAGATCATCTCCACCACCAACGCGATCGAGTCCATCAACTCCCGAATCCGCCGGGCCGTCAACGCCCGCGGGCACTTTCCCACCGAGCAAGCGGCCCTCAAATGCGTCTACCTCGCACTGATGAGCCTCGACCCCACCGGCGCCGGCCGCAAACGCTGGACCGCCCGATGGAAAATCGCACTCCAAGCCTTCGAAATCACCTTCGAAGGCCGCCTCGTACCCAAACTCCTCACCCACACCAGCTAGATCCACCGTTTTCCTGACAGGGCCCCCGGGGTGGCTCGTCTTCCAGGTCGCCAATTCTTGCGGGGCTGATCCTCACCTTCGGTCGGTGATAGCGTCGTCCGGCCGTCGCCGATGCGCGCCGGACTCTGGTGGAAGGATCATGTCTGATGGCTCGCTGGGAGCGCCCCAAGCGCGAAGACAAATGGTGGCACCTGCTGGTCTCCGCCGTAGCCGCCTTCGGCCTGGCGGTGTGGACGTATGTCGACATCACCCGCGCGGAACAGTCCGATGGCACGTTTCGGATCAACTGGTTACTCGGTCTGTTCTACGACATGCTCGGGAAGTGGGCCGTCGTTGGACTCCTGGCCGCGATGGGATGCGCGTTCATTGCAGTGAGCATCAGCAAACGGCGTAAGGCGCTCGCCGCAGAACATCAGGAGTAGGAGACGATCTCGACGGGGGTCGTCGGGCCCTGCGCCATGCGGGCGTGCGCGACCTTCGCCCAATTTCGCAGCGCTGGACTCGGTCAGCTCCACTCTTTCAGGTGAGGTTCGGCCAGGCCCGACCGGACTTGATGCGGGTGACCGTGCTGCTGGTGACCTGGTAGGCGTGCGCGACCTCGCGCGTGGGCCGGGGGTCGGCCCGGATGGCACGGATCTGATCGGGGCCGAGTTTTGCCGCCGACGGGGTGCCGGGTTGCCGTTTGCTGGTGACAGGGCAACGAGGACACGGGTAGGCGCCTGCAGCCCGGGACTTGACGGCCGCAGTCCAGTGGTGTCCCTGCTCGCAGCGCCAACTGACGACGTCGGCCGCCCCGGAGGTGACGTCATCACCCAAGGGTCCGTTGCTCTCCGCGTCCCACGCGGTCGCCAGCCACGGGTGAGTGATCGACAAAGGCGGGCTGACGGTGCGCGGGCAATGAAAGCACCCCCCGGCTCCCGCCACCCGGGAGGCAATCCTCGCGGTCCACAGATGTCCACGCTCGCACCGCCACGCCACGACCCGCAGGGAACCCGCCGTCACCTCGCCCGGGCCGACAGGGTTGCGGTCATGGTCCCACTGGGCCGCCAGATGCGGATGTGACTCGGGCAGAGGTTGGCGGTAGCGGCCCGCACACGCAGGACAACCGGTGCCCTCGGGGATACGGACCCGTGAAGCGATCTGGGCCTGCCACCGCCACGCGCACCACGAACACCGCCACCACGCGACGCGCCCGGACCCTGCAGTCACAGCCTGCGGAGCCATCTCGTTGCGTTCGTGGTCCCACTCAGCGGCCAGATCGGGGCGCACCTCCAGCAGGGTCCGTCCAGCCCGGCGGGTAGCCAGCCCCCGCGCCGGAGCACACACCGGACAACCGGTGCCGGTGCGCACCCGGACCCCAACCACCGCCTGCCAGGTATGGCCACACTCCCCGCACCGCCACCAAACCCGCCGCCCCGTACCCGCGGTCAGGGCCGCCGGGATCGGCCCATTGAGGTCAGCGGCCCACTCAGCCACCAACGCAGGGCACTCGGCAGCGAACAGCCCCCGGCGGACCCCGACCCGCCGACCACCGAAGCCTGCCATGCTTTCCAAGCCGTGCACCGCTATTCCATCGCTGGACCTACCGGCCGGGCCCGCTCCTCGGACAGTCGACATTCGCCCGAGGCTACCCCAACGCGACAATCCGAGCCGACATGCAGAACCTGTGCATGCTCCGCCGCGCGGAGCGCCCAGCGACTGCTGCGACATGTCGATCCCGTCTTGCCACCGGTCGTCGAAAGCCCTGCGGCGGCACGACGACCAATCAACTACGGGTACGACCAACTGTCGACGTCGTCGGCACCGTCTACGACGTCCCAATCACCCGCCCACCGGCTCGCCGAGGTCGCCGGCCTCGAACGCGATATTCTGCGAAGTCCTCTCACTCATCGCCTGGAGTTCCATGTCCGCCGGTCGGGTCACTCTCGTTCTCGCAGCCACGCTCACATTGACTGCCTGCGCCCCAGGCCCCGCCGCCACCACCACGGAGAAGACCTCCCCTGTCGCACTGTCAGACGTCGACAGCTCGGCTGCCGCGAAACGAATCGTGCTCCCCACCGAAGCCTTGAACTCCCTGCTCCCCGGCACCAAGCCTGACGTCGACCAGCCCGTTGCCACCGTCATCCTCGGATGCGGCATGGCGCTCTCCCCCCAGGAACAGCCGCAGGCGGCGTACGCCCGGGCATGGAAGGCTGGCCTTCAAACCTGGGCAGTCGGCGATTACACGGCGATGAGCGCCGGCTTCTCGTACCCCACGTTGAAGACGGCAGCCCTCCTGGACCGGGTTCGACAGAAGAAGGACACCTGCCGGATCGGCGACGTCATCGAGACGGTCGATGCCGGTCCCGGAACCGAGGCATACTGCCTCCGACGCCTGACACTGCAAGGCGACGAGCGGACCGAGTGTGTCGTCTTCGCCGGCCGCGACGTACCCGGCCATACGCTGTTCGCCGCGCTCGCATACCAGGACGCTGAGACCACCAAGGCGAAAGCCGGCCTGCTCCAGCTACTTCCCCGGGTCACCGACCAACTCGCCAGAAGCTGACCGGAGCACCACCCCGCCCTTCAGATCGATGGAGCGCCACGATGATCCACCCGTTCGGCCGGAAGTACACCGGCCCCAAGTCGCTGCCGATCGACCCGACCTATGGAGATTCCGAAGGGGCCAAACTGCAGCAGGCGATGCTCGACGGCGACTGGGCGACCACCCAGATGTTGCTGGAGGCGGCCACCGAACCTGAAGATCTGACGTTCCTGGTCAACGTCGCCTCCCAAGTCGCCGGCTGCGAGGACTGGCTTCCTGAAGTGGCGCGGTCCGCTTCCGACCCCACCCTGCCGCTACTGGTACACGGAGCCCGGGCTGTCGTCTGGGCTTGGGAGGCACGGACAAACACTCAAGCCAAATATGTTGGCAAGGAACGGTTCGCGGTCTTCTTCGAACGGTTGGCCCGCGCCGAGGGCTGCTTGCAACCAGTGGTCCGACGGGCTCCGGACAATGTCGTCGCCTGGTACTGGTTGATGAAAGCCAGTCGGTCACGACAGCGCGGTGTCACCGAAACCCGCCGACGGTTCGAGGAAGTGGCCTCGCGATGCCCTGGACACCTGCAGGCCCACCAGCAGATGCTGCAGCAACTGTCCCGCAAATGGGGCGGATCGCACGACGAAATGCACACCTTCGCCACCACAGCGATGCACAAAGCACTGGCCGGCAGCCCACTGGGCATGCTCGTCGCCGAAGCACACCTGGAGCGCTGGCTCGACTTCCGCACCGGCCTGATAGACGTGCGCGGACGACACCAGGCCAGAGCCTACATACGGTCTTCGAACGTCCTGACCGCCCTGCACGAGGCCGCAGATCTATCCGTCCGTCACCCGGACTACCAACGGCACCCGCGTACCGGGCCGATTGTCCATGGCACCTTCGCCCTGGCATTCTCACTCGCAGGCGACCAAGCCGCCGCAGCTGAACAATTCCGGCTCACCGACAACGTCGTGACCCAGTTCCCCTGGTCCTACGCCAGCGGGCTCAACCCGGCACGGGGATTCTGCCGCAGGCAGGCCAGAGCTTTCGCCCGAGCCTGAACCAGCACCTCCGCACGGAACCGGGCCAAACTGTCGAACACCCGTTTCAACTCCAGCTGCCAGAGCCGAGTAAGTCCGTCGTCGGCCCGACTGGCGGTCGGCGACCGCCAGTCGGGCCTGCTGACCGTGGCAGTCATCGTGCCGCAGGGGAGGTCGACTTGAGTCATTCTCGTAGCCGACGGCCGTCCTGCGCCCACTGAGGCAGCCATCCCCCCCCAGCGAATCCGTTTACGTTTTTTTCGAATAGCGGCAGGCTGGGTGCATGTCGAACGCACTGCGTGAACGAACCGTCCTGCCGCCGGAGGATCTGGCGGCCTTGACTCGGTTCGCCCAGGGCTTGACCAGCGTCGAGGCACCTGCCAAGGCCCAACTGATCGGCCCGGATGGCGCCCGGATCGAGATCCCTGACGACCTCTACGGTGTCCTTCGCGATGTCGTGACCGCACTGACTGAGGGTATGGCTATCTCCATCGCGCCGCACAACACCATGCTCACCACGCAGGAGGCCGCCGACCTCCTCAACATTTCCCGGCCCACCCTCGTCCGAC
Proteins encoded in this window:
- a CDS encoding zinc-ribbon domain-containing protein, whose protein sequence is MSITHPWLATAWDAESNGPLGDDVTSGAADVVSWRCEQGHHWTAAVKSRAAGAYPCPRCPVTSKRQPGTPSAAKLGPDQIRAIRADPRPTREVAHAYQVTSSTVTRIKSGRAWPNLT
- a CDS encoding DUF4034 domain-containing protein yields the protein MIHPFGRKYTGPKSLPIDPTYGDSEGAKLQQAMLDGDWATTQMLLEAATEPEDLTFLVNVASQVAGCEDWLPEVARSASDPTLPLLVHGARAVVWAWEARTNTQAKYVGKERFAVFFERLARAEGCLQPVVRRAPDNVVAWYWLMKASRSRQRGVTETRRRFEEVASRCPGHLQAHQQMLQQLSRKWGGSHDEMHTFATTAMHKALAGSPLGMLVAEAHLERWLDFRTGLIDVRGRHQARAYIRSSNVLTALHEAADLSVRHPDYQRHPRTGPIVHGTFALAFSLAGDQAAAAEQFRLTDNVVTQFPWSYASGLNPARGFCRRQARAFARA
- a CDS encoding helix-turn-helix domain-containing protein, producing MSNALRERTVLPPEDLAALTRFAQGLTSVEAPAKAQLIGPDGARIEIPDDLYGVLRDVVTALTEGMAISIAPHNTMLTTQEAADLLNISRPTLVRLLSEGEIPHTTRGRHRRVLLRDVLDYQERTRSERRQTLDQLAAEAEDDGLYDVTATPKSTR